The Eublepharis macularius isolate TG4126 chromosome 12, MPM_Emac_v1.0, whole genome shotgun sequence genomic sequence GTCTTTGGAGGCCCCaaagaggcagcagggaggcaaaccgttttgccccCTACTTGCTTCTTATCCCCTCGTACTATGCCTgtgtggggataagaagtgagtagtcagcaaaatggtttgccttttatCTCTTAGGATTAGTACACATCTAACAACATCTGTGTGACTTATTGCACCTATAAGTCGGAGGGTTCCCACGTTCCACTTGTcacttatatatttaaaaatatatagattCTATTTCCAAGTGTTTTCATCCATTTCGAGTCCTTTGTTTTTCTGGGGCTTAGTTGTAACCCTACTCCTCAATTAGCTCACTTCTGCTTGTACTTTGTTGGTTATATAGTCCAAGGAGGAGGAAAGTTTGGTATGCTCCCTTTGGCACCCTCTCTTGTGCAAAAGGGCAAATTGATAACTTCAATGTCTATCATAAAAATGTGCATATGGGATTGTCTTCCCTCATAGTCAGAGTCTGTTCTTCCCATACTTTTCTCTTATGAACCCCCCCATGTGCTTTGTTTGCTTGAAGTTTTTGGAGCAAATGAATCACAGGATCCAATTCTACAGCTTTCTGCCAAGAATAATTTGGATGATACTAGATCCTATATGCAGTGTGAAGTGTGGACAAGAAGAAagcttgacttcaatggatttccTCTCTTTCCCAGCCCAAAATATCATACCAAGTTCTATTCAGGGGCAGGAGGTTTTCCATCTAGGGAGGGATTGCTGATGATGTAATTACATCATTGGCGACTAGCTGATTCTACAGCCTGTGCAtgaagaagtgacatcagcatgtcaccTGGGTCTGTCTAGCATCTGTCAAAACAGTATGGTTTAACTGTAGAGTTGTATCATACCTCATTCTCCTTCATGTTTTTCCTCTTCCATCTGACACACAGATTCTAACGAGTAATGAGTCCTTTCCACCAAAAAAATTGTgtgttccattttgtttcataccTTCCAGTAACAAGCAGGCACTGGAGTCTccttgcagggcagcatcttgttttcctatgCAGTGCCAATCAGGTCCCaagaccttatgttattaattctgTGAGTGGAATGAGACCAATATGCAAGAGTACATATCCCTATCCATAGCCTgttgctacccaggaaatgggattctctgtctccctgccaatctggTCTTTTTTTCTAGAAACATAAAGCATCACTGATACAACACAAGAATACAATGAAACGTTTCATATTTCAGCATAACTATTTCACATTTTAGGAAAAGAAATTACTGGTGGCCACAGTGCAAAGGAAGCGATGAGCAAATTATCGTTCACAGCCTGTCCTGGGCCTGAGCAATCTCGATCAATAACCATGGATCTTTTGATATTCTGCTCGATGTGGGAGAAGAGCCTTTTACTTACTGTGTTCTTTGGTATACTGGTATTAATGTGCAATTTTCATCATGATTAAAACAAAGAATGGAAATCTATTTTTTGCCTACAGAGGGTATAGGCACTTGGAGaattgaagtttttttaaaaaaactttttgaagCTTAATAAATGTTCTTAAGAAGCCCAAGATAGCTTTCTGAGAAGTCGTTCCTCTGGGAAATAAAAGCAGATTCTTGGATGTACCTTCAAAGGATAGGAAATAATTGCTTCATTTCATCAGAAGTGGCTTCTAAACAACACGTGAAGCACATCGAAATCAATAAGGTTGGTGCATGCCATTCATTGTTCTTATTTGTTGGTTTATTAGGTAGCTGAGATAGTTTCTTGATGCATTATTCATGTATTGTATCATAACCGCAATATCAGACCAATGAAGTAATTCTCTTTGAATTCTGTAAGAGCCTATCCATCAAGATCAAATGCATGGGCCAAATATGGTTGTTTGGCAGTCATTATTTTTATTCCAAAAGTATATGGGAGCCTGAtattccactgaagtcaacagaaAACGTCCACATCTTTGAACATGTATTAGAAAGATGAATTTGTTTCATTGTCAGTCTGCTTTAGAACATCAGTGTGAGACAGTGTCTCTTTGTGTATCATTTGTATATCTTTCATCAATGAGAAAAGAACTTCCTGTTATTTCACTTCTTACCtctgcatagaatcatagaatcatatggttggaaggaacctcagggtcatctagtccaaccccctgcacaatgcaggaaattcacaaccacttccccacctcaccccacccccacacagtGATTCCTGCTCCAtgcacagaagatggcaaaacaccaccaggattcctagccaaactggcctggagaaaattgcttcctaatGCAGAAGTGATGATCAACATTACCCTGTTCATGTAAGAAGGGCAATGTGAACAGAGTGGTTTTCTCCTGTTGAATATTATACCCCCAAGGTGATGGCCAACAGGATTAGAGGAGgaatagagcagaaccacaagtgacaaaaggcacagattggacacttgtcagcttccctcaagttttgatgggaaatgtaggcagcttggcggaatgttggacaagtgacagttgaaaagtccattggacagcagtcagagagcgaagctgcgagaccaggatgcctacatttcccatcaaaacttgagggaagctgacaagtgtccaatctgtgccttttgtcacttgtggttctgctcatagtgtgGGCAAATACATCATATGAGCAATGAGGCAAGATTCCAACTCTTTCCCCATCTTTCCCCTGCAAGCAGGGCTGGAGCACGAGGTAAACTCATTGCAATTTACTTACAAATACatctatttgcttcatttacatcccacctttaTACCAGGTGGAGGCACAgtgcagcttacgtcattctgcTCTCTTCCGTTTTACCCTCACAACGAAGccgtgaggaaggttaggctgtgagtgtgtgattggcccaaggtcaaccagcaattttcatggcatagtggggattcaaacctgggtctttcagatcctCTTCTGACACTCTAGCCAAGCAAGTTTCTGTAAgagactgagggcgaagctacaagtgacgaatgacacttgaacggcaagtgtatttctccctgttcacttgccctccactcaatccacttgccgttcaagtgtcattcgtcatgtgtagcttggccctgagtgttaaAAGATGGAAAGAACATTTCCCTTGCAATttagaatcgtagaatcatagggtgggaagggacttccagggtcatctagtccaaccccatgcacaacgcaggaagttcacaactactccactccccacacacccagtgacccttactccatgcccagaagatggtaaaacactgttaggatctctagccaaactggcctgggtaaAATTggttcctgaccccaaggtggcgattggcattacctgggcatgtaagaaggggctgcaagaactaagcactgatgtaacccttccttccctccctctcatgatctgcccaggttcacagaatcagcattgctgtcagatggccatctagcctctacttaaaaacttctgaagaaggagagcccaaccacctcctgaggaagcctgttccactgagggaccgctctaactgtcaggaatttcttccttaatgtttagccgaaaacccttttgatttaatttcaactcgttggttttggtctgaccttctggggcagcagaaaacaactccatgccatcctctatatgagcccttcaagtacttgaagatagttatctCTCAGTTgtgtcctctccaggctaaatataccAAACTCCTTCAAccattcctcataggacttggtctacATAtctctcaccatcttcgttgccctcctttaGACTCGGTCCAGCTTGTCTATTTCCTGGATGCCTATTCAAAAACCTGAGTACCACCAATGCTTCCTAAGAACATTCTCTTGAGTGGTCCTCTTGTTTTACAAACAGCTCTCCAGAATGCTTCCTTTACTTCCCCATTCCTTATAGTGTAAATGAAAGGGTTCAGCATGGGGGGAACAACCGTACTCAAGATGGCTACCAGCTTGCTCAAATGAAAGGAAGAGTGCATATCTGGTCGAATGTACAGAAAAGCAATTGCTCCATACAAAATTGAAACCACTGTCAGATGAGAAGTGCAAGTGGAAAATGCTTTCTTGCGTCCACTTGATGAAGGAATACGCAATATGGTAGAAATGATGTAAATATAGGACACCACAATTAGAGAAAGGGTGATAACCACAATGGAGATTGCAGACAACAATCCCAGAAATTCAAGCAAACGGGTGTCAGCACAGGACAAACTtaagactggcccaaagtcacagaAAAAATGGTCTACAATATTGGAGTCACAGAATGGTGAAGTCCATAGCTGGACAGCTTCGAAGAAATTATATGCAAATCCAACCAGCCAGCACCCCATGGCTAGCTGGATGCAGACTTTCTTAGTCATGATAACTGGGTAGTGAAGTGGTTTGCATATGGCAACATAGCGGTCGAAGGCCATCACAGTTAGGATTAAGAGTTGAACGACAGCGAAGGAGAAGATGAAAAAAATCTGAGTCATGCAGCAATGATAACAAATGGTGGTTCTTGTATTGACAAACGTCTGCAATAATTTTGGGATTATGATGCTGGTATAACAGATCTCTAGAAAGGCCAGGTTGCACAGGAAACCATACATGGGCGTTTGTAGTTTCTGGTCAATCAAAACTATTGTGAGGATGAATCCATTTCCCAGCACGCTTAGGCAGTACATCACCAGAACCACTAAGAAACAGAAGCTGCGGATTGGGTGAAGAAAAGGGAAGCCCAAAAGGACAAATTCAGTAACTATAGAGGTATTCATCATAGCTATAAATGGATGAGATGACCACAGGTATCAGAATGGAGAAGTTCCTTCCAAGATGTCCTTCAATCAATAAAACATTCAGCCaaataggggtgtgtgatttccaTAGGAATACATCGGAAGTGGGATTATAGATAACTATTTCATTGCCATTAATCTTCAGTCTGCAGGAGGAAAAACACCTATAAGATAATATTAAAAAAGATCACTTATAAGATCACATACTCAATATATGTGTGCATTTATGTAATTTGTTAATGTCTAATGGAAAAAAATTGAACACACAAAGATTAAAGAATAAATCATTAAATGACAGAAAGTATAACTCATAGAAAAAGGTATTGAGGTGGGCTATTTTAACCATAATTCAGCAAATTAAGTATACTAAGTAAAAATAATTGAAACTGCTCAGGCTTTGTCAACAGCTCCACTGAGTTCtgtgctgattccgcacacattggataatgcactttcaatgcactttatcaattgtttgaggtggattttttgttccacacacaaaaaaatccattccaaatgatctataaagaggattggaattgcattacccaacgtgtgcagaatcactcctgGTATGATCATGATtaattgtttaaaaaagaaagagaaatagaGGAGGATGTAGAAAATTTCCCTTCCTGCGCTTTTTT encodes the following:
- the LOC129339881 gene encoding olfactory receptor 6X1-like: MMNTSIVTEFVLLGFPFLHPIRSFCFLVVLVMYCLSVLGNGFILTIVLIDQKLQTPMYGFLCNLAFLEICYTSIIIPKLLQTFVNTRTTICYHCCMTQIFFIFSFAVVQLLILTVMAFDRYVAICKPLHYPVIMTKKVCIQLAMGCWLVGFAYNFFEAVQLWTSPFCDSNIVDHFFCDFGPVLSLSCADTRLLEFLGLLSAISIVVITLSLIVVSYIYIISTILRIPSSSGRKKAFSTCTSHLTVVSILYGAIAFLYIRPDMHSSFHLSKLVAILSTVVPPMLNPFIYTIRNGEVKEAFWRAVCKTRGPLKRMFLGSIGGTQVFE